Below is a window of Acidobacteriota bacterium DNA.
GATTTGGAATTGAAGCGGCGTATCCTGGCCGAGGTGGAGGAAGCCGTCGGCGACGACACCATCTTCGCCAGCAACACCTCGGCCATCCCCATCGCCGAAATCGCGGCCAAGGCCAAGCGTCCCCAGAACGTCATCGGGATGCACTATTTCTCGCCCGTTCCCAAGATGCCTCTGCTGGAGGTCATCGCCACCGGCAAGACGGCTGAATGGGTCGTTCATACGGCGGCTCAGGTGGGCGTCAAGCAGGGCAAGACGGTCATCGTGGTGGGCGATGGACCCGGCTTCTACACCACCCGCATCCTGGCGCCCATGATGAACGAAGCCCTGCTGCTGCTGGAAGAAGGCGCGGCCATCGAGCAACTCGACAAGACCATGAAGCAGTGGGGCTTTCCGGTCGGTCCCGTGACCCTGATGGACGAAGTGGGAATCGATGTCGGGGCCCATGTTTCCGACACCCTCAGCAAGGCTTTTTCAAGGCGCGGCGCGACTCCCTCCACGGCCATGCACCAGTTGGTTCGCGAGGGCTACAAGGGAAAGAAGAACCGCAAGGGCTTCTACCTCTATCCGCGCAACCGGAAGAAGGGAAAGAAGCAGGTCAACAGCAAGATCTACGATCATTTCGGCGGGCGCCGGCGCAAGCTTTTCGAGAAGGAGGAGATCGAGAACCGCCTTTCCCTGGTGATGATCAACGAGGCGGCCTTGTGCTTGCAGGAGGGCATCCTCCACCGCCCCAAGGACGGCGACCTGGGAGCCATCCTGGGTCTGGGCTTCCCTCCCTTCCGGGGAGGTCCTTTCCGCTACCTCGACCGCATCGGCGTCGACAACGCCGTTTCGCTGCTGCAATCCCTGCAGTCAACCCACGGCCCCCGCTTCGCCCCCGCCCAGATCCTGCAGGACTACGCCTCCGCCAAACGCCGCTTCCACCCCTAGGGCCACTAGGTGGCCAACAAGTTCACACACGTGTCAAGTTTCAGTGACCGCGGTGAAGGCCCGATTGCTCCCGGCGGTACGAGGCTGCTGGCTACTTAGCTATCTATAGCCAGGCTGGCGCAAGGACCCGACCTCCAAGGGCCAACTTCCAAACAGGGATTTGGTTGTTAAACCGCAGCAAAGGCGGCAGCGCTTGGGCGAGGGGGATTTGACTATAATCACCATTTGGCGTTCGTGAGAGCGCCCACGGGGGACGACTTGGTCGCAATGAGATTAGCGGTGGCGGCGGTTTGGGTGGTGTACTTGGTGCTGTTCTTACGGCTTCTGAGGGGGTCGTTTGAAGCCAAGGAATCGGCGGCTGGCGGATGGGCGGGGATGATCCTGCAGTTGGCGGCCCTGGGAGCTATCGGTTTCTTTCATCGCTCTCCGGGTCATCCCGGCTACTGGGCGGACATGGCTCTCAGCAGCCTGGGGTTGAGTTGCGCCGTGGCAGCCGTGCTGGTGACACGCGCCGCCCTTTCCCGGCTGGGCCGCCAATGGAGCCTTACGTCCAGGGTTCGCGACAGCCATCAATTGATCACCGACGGCCCATTTTCCAAGGTGCGTCATCCCCTCTACCTGGCCTTTTTTCTCCTCACCGCCGGGACCGCCCTGGCGCTGGCCGATTGGGCGGGAATCGCCTTGGCTCTGCCCCTCTCGCTGGGAGGTGCGGCGGTTCGGGCGCGCAATGAGGAAAGACTGCTGCGCAAGGAGTTTGGAGAGCGATTTGAGGTATATGCCCAAGAGGTCCCTTTTCTATTGCCCAGTTTTCTGTCAAGATCTTCAGCCAAAGAGGGCTGAAAGGAAGGGTTTGTGTCAGGAGGAGCACTTTCCGACGTCTTAATCGAGGAAGCCGCCGAGTACCTGCGCCGTAGGATCAGACGGACCCCCGTCGAGCCGTCTCCCGCTTTGAGCGAGATGGTGGGAGCGCCGGTGTGGCTTAAGCTGGAGTTTCTGCAGTTGACCGGGTCTTTCAAGATCCGCGGCGCCTATTTCAGCCTTTCCAAGCTGAATGCGGTTCAGAAAGCCCGCGGGGTGGTCACCTGCTCGGCGGGAAATCACGGCAAGGCGGTGGCTTACGCCTGCCGGCAGATGGGCATCAGCGCTCGGATTTATGTGCCTTCCACGGTCGACGAGGCCAAGTACCAGGGTATGTTGGAGCTGGAAGCCGAAGTGGTGCGGACCGAGCATGAGGGCTACGACGAGTGCGACGAGTACGCTCAGCGCGAAGCCGCCGAGATGGGAATGACCTTCCTTTCCCCTTTCGACGACTGGAACGTCATGGCCGGCAATGGAGGATCGCTGGCCTGCGAGGTCCTGGAGCAGACTCCCAACGCACGCAGTTTCTTGCTGCCCGTGGGCGGTGGCGGACTGGCGGCCGGGTTCGCCCGCTACCTGGAAGAAGAGTGCCCGCGGGCTTACCTGATGGCTTGTCAGTTGGCGGCATCTCCCGCCTTGCAGCTTTCCCTCCACAGGGGCCAGGCGGTGACCCGCCTGCCGGGTGCCGAAACCGTGGCCGGAGGCCTGGAAGGAGGCCTGGGCCGCAGGACGTTCAGCGTCCTCAAGGAGCGCGTGGACGAGGTGGCGCTGATCGAAGAGGACGATCTGGGCCCGGCCATGCAGTGGATGATCGACCATCACCAGTATCTGATCGAGCCCTCGGCGGCCGTGACCTTGGCTGCCGTCCTGTGCGGACGCATCGGCCTGCCCGCACAACCCACCGTCATCGTCCTCTCGGGACGCAACGTAGCCTTGCCGACCTTGCGCGGCCTCCTGGAGGCCGAATCCCTCGAGTCTCATCCCGTCCGGGCCCTCATCTAGGAGGCCTCCATGACCCGCTCAGTGGGTTGCACCGTGCACGCCGCCGTGTTGGCGCTGATGCTGACCCTGGCGGGGATCGTCATCCTCCTGATCGATTCGGAACGACACGCCCAAGTGCGCGACCTGACCTACCCTGAGTTCAGGCGCCTGCTGGAATATGACCGGCTGTTGGCCGATTCTGACCGGCCGCTCTTGCTCTTCCAGCAATCGGTGCGGGGACGCTACCGCGACGAGCAGGGACAAGTCCACCGCTTCCGCGCCTTTCTTCCCCGCCAGCAGAGGGACCGCATCGAGCAATTGCTGCGGGGGCGCCGGTTGCCCTATCAGGAGCGTTCGGGCGAGGGTCATCTGGGGGCCGTCGGCGAGTGAGAGAGGAGGGTCGAGGGGCGGGGTTGACAGGGTGAAAGGCCCCTGTCTACCGTAGAACCCGTGAGGCTGCCGATGTTGAGGTTCGCTAGCGGACAGTTTTTTCGGATAGCGGCGGTATTGGCCGCATTCGCTGCGTCCTGGGCGGGGGGAGAAAGTCGCGCTCGATCTTCGCAAGAAAGCAAACCTCCCCTGATCTTGGTCACGATCGACACTTTGCGGGCCGATCATCTGCCCATGTGGGGCGCCCGCGACGTCAACACCCCCAACCTCGAGGCTCTGGCTGAGCGTGCCGTCATCTTCCAACAGGCCGTCACTACCGTACCTTTGACCCTGCCCGCCCATGCCAGCCTGCTGACCGGCGCCTATCCGCAGTACCATCAACTGCGAACCAACTCCGCCACCCGCCTTTCCGAGGACATTCCCACATTGGCCGAGGTGCTCAAGAAGAGGGGTTATGAAACGGCGGCATTCCTGGCTTCGGCGGTGCTCGACCGGCGCTACGGACTGGACCGGGGATTCGATCATTACGGAGATCAGTTCGGCTTGCAGGCCCGCTATTCGGGCAAGACGGCGGAACGCACCGCCGAGAGCGTCATGGACGAAGCGCTGCAATGGATGGATTCGCGCCGGGGACCCGTCTTCGTCTGGATTCACCTCTATGATCCTCACGCCCCCTACCAGGCGCCGGGACCCTTTGGCCGGCGCGGCTACAAGGGCGAGATCGAATACGTCGACTCTCAGATGGGACGTCTGAGTGCCTTTCTCAAGCGCAAGGGCTGGGATCGCAGCGGGCTGCTGGCGGTTCTCTCCGACCACGGCGAAGACCTGAACCAGCACGGAGAACCGGCCCACGGCTTTTTCATCTACGACACGGTCATGCGCATCCCCTTGTTGATCAAGTTTCCCGAGGACGAGCACGCGGGGGTGAGGGTGTCTCAGCAGGTGCGCATCATCGACGTCCTCCCCACCCTGCTGCGCGCCCTGGGGGTGCCTCTTCCCCGCCATCCGGCACTGCAAGGGGATGGACTGCTGCCGCTGGTACTGGGCAAGGAACGGGCGCCTCAGCCGGCCTATGGCGAAAGCCTCTACGCCCGCGTCCATTTCGGCTGGAGCCGCCTCTACTCGCTGCGCACCGAGCAGTGGAAGTACATCGAGGCGCCCCATCCCGAACTCTATGACCTGAAAGAGGACCCCGCAGAGGAAACCAATCTCTATTCCGACCGCACCAGCCTGGCCAACCGTCTGCGCCAGATGCTGCGCGAGGTGCGTACGCGCTACCAGGGACAGGAGGCGGCTCAGCCGGCTGCCATGGATCCTCAGCAGCGCCAGCGCTTGCAGTCGCTGGGCTACCTGAGCACTTCGAGTCCCGTCGACCTGAGCGCAGAGGACGGAGATCTTCCCGATCCCAAAGACAAGATCGAGGTTTACGCCAACATTTATCGAGCCATGCAGGCCTTTGTCGAAGATCGCCTCCAACAATCCCTGCGCTATCTCGAGCAGGCGGTCGAGAAGGATGCTTCGACGCCGCTGGTTCACGACTACCTGGGCCGCGTCTACTCGCGTTTGAACCGTCCTCAGGAGGCCATCGCCTCCTACCGGAAGGCCCTCGAGCTTTCTCCCGGAGACCTTCAGGCGGCCACCAATCTGGCCTTCGCCTATTTGCAGGCAGGACGCGCTCAAGAGGCCGCCGAGGGACTCGAGATGGTGACCAAGGCCAACCCCTCCGACTGGCAGTCCTGGCATTTTCTGGGTGTGGCGCGCAGCGGACTGGAACAGTGGGAAGGAGCCGCTCAAGCCTTCTCCCGCTCGCTGCAACTGAAGCCGGGGTCCAAGGACGTCCTCTTCAACCTGGCCACCTCTTACGGACACCTGGGG
It encodes the following:
- a CDS encoding sulfatase-like hydrolase/transferase codes for the protein MVTIDTLRADHLPMWGARDVNTPNLEALAERAVIFQQAVTTVPLTLPAHASLLTGAYPQYHQLRTNSATRLSEDIPTLAEVLKKRGYETAAFLASAVLDRRYGLDRGFDHYGDQFGLQARYSGKTAERTAESVMDEALQWMDSRRGPVFVWIHLYDPHAPYQAPGPFGRRGYKGEIEYVDSQMGRLSAFLKRKGWDRSGLLAVLSDHGEDLNQHGEPAHGFFIYDTVMRIPLLIKFPEDEHAGVRVSQQVRIIDVLPTLLRALGVPLPRHPALQGDGLLPLVLGKERAPQPAYGESLYARVHFGWSRLYSLRTEQWKYIEAPHPELYDLKEDPAEETNLYSDRTSLANRLRQMLREVRTRYQGQEAAQPAAMDPQQRQRLQSLGYLSTSSPVDLSAEDGDLPDPKDKIEVYANIYRAMQAFVEDRLQQSLRYLEQAVEKDASTPLVHDYLGRVYSRLNRPQEAIASYRKALELSPGDLQAATNLAFAYLQAGRAQEAAEGLEMVTKANPSDWQSWHFLGVARSGLEQWEGAAQAFSRSLQLKPGSKDVLFNLATSYGHLGRHDKAIETFRRLAEAAPDDTQALSGLATHLEAAGREEEAVEIYQKAIQAAPGDAAGYFNYGNFFARRGRWAEAEAQYRKAVERDPEFAQACLTLAVVLQRQGKLREASQWESKARQLMGPPG
- a CDS encoding pyridoxal-phosphate dependent enzyme; translated protein: MSGGALSDVLIEEAAEYLRRRIRRTPVEPSPALSEMVGAPVWLKLEFLQLTGSFKIRGAYFSLSKLNAVQKARGVVTCSAGNHGKAVAYACRQMGISARIYVPSTVDEAKYQGMLELEAEVVRTEHEGYDECDEYAQREAAEMGMTFLSPFDDWNVMAGNGGSLACEVLEQTPNARSFLLPVGGGGLAAGFARYLEEECPRAYLMACQLAASPALQLSLHRGQAVTRLPGAETVAGGLEGGLGRRTFSVLKERVDEVALIEEDDLGPAMQWMIDHHQYLIEPSAAVTLAAVLCGRIGLPAQPTVIVLSGRNVALPTLRGLLEAESLESHPVRALI
- a CDS encoding isoprenylcysteine carboxylmethyltransferase family protein, producing the protein MRLAVAAVWVVYLVLFLRLLRGSFEAKESAAGGWAGMILQLAALGAIGFFHRSPGHPGYWADMALSSLGLSCAVAAVLVTRAALSRLGRQWSLTSRVRDSHQLITDGPFSKVRHPLYLAFFLLTAGTALALADWAGIALALPLSLGGAAVRARNEERLLRKEFGERFEVYAQEVPFLLPSFLSRSSAKEG